From one Amaranthus tricolor cultivar Red isolate AtriRed21 chromosome 17, ASM2621246v1, whole genome shotgun sequence genomic stretch:
- the LOC130803606 gene encoding glucan endo-1,3-beta-glucosidase, translating to MNTLTNFLLIFTLLNLHLPPNAAWSIGANYGTLADNLPPPSQVAEFLRTKTSIDKIKLFDANPDIVRAFANSGISVTITVPNGEIPNLVQLPGAQQWVAAHITPFVPQTKIIRVLVGNEVLHWGPQNLIDNLVAAMRTLHQALQQAGHRNIQVSSPHSLGILERSVPPSTGRFRPGWDVGVLAPMLQFHRETKSPFVINPYPYFSVDPKSVNFCLFKRNRGRLDRWTKKMYYNMFEYLMDATFSAMKRLGYPDVDIVIGETGWPTVGEPFQTWVSPADAQTFNSRLVAAVNSGKGTPLMPGRKFETYIFSLFTENLKPGPVAERNFGLFRPDFSPVYDIGILRNGPRPQPLPAGGPSRGRGQPKPATPALPGPAKGWCVPKPQATDAQLQANINYVCSQGVDCKPIQPGGACFNPNNVRSHATYAMNAFYQTKGRQPFQCDFSQTAVISNNNPSYGTCRM from the exons ATGAATACTTTAACAAACTTTCTACTCATTTTCACCCTTCTCAATCTCCACCTTCCCCCCAATGCCGCTTGGAGCATTGGAGCGAATTATGGGACGTTGGCGGATAATCTTCCGCCACCGTCCCAGGTCGCGGAATTTTTAAGAACCAAAACCTCAATCGATAAAATAAAACTTTTCGATGCGAATCCGGACATTGTCCGGGCATTCGCAAACTCGGGTATATCCGTCACAATTACTGTCCCTAATGGGGAGATTCCCAACCTTGTTCAACTCCCTGGTGCGCAACAATGGGTTGCTGCTCATATAACACCTTTTGTTCCTCAAACTAAAATTATTAGAGTTCTTGTTGGTAATGAAGTTCTTCATTGGGGCCCACAAAACCTTATTGATAATCTTGTTGCTGCCATGAGAACTCTTCACCAAGCTCTACAGCAAGCTGGTCATAGAAACATTCAG GTTTCAAGTCCACATTCATTGGGAATCCTAGAAAGATCAGTACCCCCAAGCACGGGTCGATTTCGACCCGGATGGGATGTAGGAGTCTTAGCTCCAATGCTCCAATTCCATCGCGAAACCAAATCCCCATTCGTGATTAACCCATACCCATATTTCAGTGTCGACCCAAAAAGCGTCAATTTCTGTCTCTTTAAGAGGAATAGAGGAAGGCTTGATAGATGGACCAAGAAAATGTACTACAACATGTTTGAGTATCTTATGGATGCTACCTTTTCTGCTATGAAGCGTTTGGGCTACCCGGATGTTGATATTGTGATTGGTGAAACGGGCTGGCCCACGGTTGGTGAGCCCTTTCAGACTTGGGTCAGCCCGGCTGATGCCCAAACCTTTAATTCAAGGTTGGTTGCTGCTGTTAACTCAGGTAAAGGGACACCTTTAATGCCTGGTAGAAAGTTCGAGACTtacattttttctttgtttactGAAAATCTGAAGCCCGGCCCTGTTGCTGAGAGGAATTTCGGGTTGTTTAGGCCCGATTTTTCTCCTGTTTATGACATTGGCATTTTGAGGAATGGACCTAGG CCTCAGCCGCTTCCTGCAGGGGGCCCAAGTCGAGGTCGTGGGCAACCCAAGCCCGCAACCCCAGCCCTACCTGGCCCAGCAAAAGGATGGTGTGTGCCAAAACCACAAGCTACAGATGCCCAATTGCAGGCTAACATAAATTATGTCTGCAGCCAAGGAGTTGATTGTAAGCCAATTCAACCAGGTGGTGCATGTTTTAACCCGAACAATGTTCGATCTCATGCTACTTACGCCATGAACGCATTTTACCAAACCAAGGGTCGCCAACCCTTTCAATGTGACTTTTCTCAAACTGCTGTTATCTCCAACAATAACCCAA GCTATGGTACATGTAGAATGTAG
- the LOC130803607 gene encoding uncharacterized protein LOC130803607: MQLPEPKNPIKKSHKKPKHKHPNYDQNPQSAPSSSPSISFKSNSEVKLLKFGGQFIVKSFTVRRNRPLELSSLLNLSPPQQFPSTISFLPSNFTILAHQAWHTLTLGLGTKKSKIIIFVFGSVDAKSSIDLKWPHEIALGDVNKRLIRGMNGWDFARFKFRKGCITFYVFAVRKCGEKVFQCGEDLRVILHSVVSLNDFLDHTAMLALPNQRSINHSSSSNANAHSVTAH; this comes from the coding sequence ATGCAACTCCCAGAGCCAAAAAACCCCATCAAAAAATCCCACAAAAAACCCAAACACAAACACCCAAATTACGACCAAAATCCCCAATCCGCCCCCTCATCTTCTCCATCCATTTCGTTCAAATCCAATTCCGAAGTCAAACTTCTCAAATTCGGCGGTCAATTCATCGTTAAATCCTTCACAGTTCGCCGAAATCGTCCATTAGAGCTCTCTTCACTTCTAAATCTCTCACCTCCACAACAATTTCcatcaacaatctcatttttaCCTTCAAATTTCACCATTTTAGCTCATCAAGCTTGGCATACCTTAACTCTAGGGTTAGGTACCAAGAAATCTAAGATCATTATCTTTGTTTTTGGTTCTGTTGATGCGAAATCCTCCATTGATTTGAAATGGCCGCACGAGATTGCCTTAGGTGACGTCAATAAACGGTTGATTCGTGGGATGAACGGTTGGGATTTCGCTAGGTTTAAATTTAGAAAAGGGTGTAttactttttatgtttttgcTGTTAGGAAATGTGGTGAAAAAGTATTCCAGTGTGGTGAAGATTTGCGTGTTATCCTGCACTCTGTTGTTTCTCTAAATGATTTTCTTGATCATACGGCTATGCTTGCTTTGCCTAATCAACGATCCATCAATCATTCTTCTTCATCGAATGCTAATGCTCATTCTGTTACTGCCCATTGA